The sequence below is a genomic window from Methanosarcinales archaeon Met12.
GTCTGGAAATGGGTGCAGAAACACGGAAGCGGTCTCAGGGGAAGATTTTATCTCAATATTATCTCAACCTACTAACACAACTTGTGGTTTATGATAACAACATTTATATATTAAAAGGTGCATAAAGATACAACAATATATTTTGATATTCGATAATTTAAGCCATTATATATTTTGACAACTCCAGTGGAAGTAGTGGGGTAGGTGCAACTCTCCAATAGAAACAGAAAATATCAATTAAATCTCGATGATGGTGCACACCAACATGTCCACCAACCAACACCAACTGATTATTTGTAGAAACAAAACCATCACATCGGGACGCACGCTCCAGTGGAAATGGTGGGGCGTAGACCAAAAATTATTATATGGTATTCTTCCATTGGAAGCATAATGAACATTTCTGGTGGAACGGTCTTGCAGGAAAATTGTCTAAAAAACAAAGCGCTTAATGGTTTTTTTGAGGAGTTGTTAGATGCCAGGGCAATTTTTACAAACAAAGACGTCCTACGTCCTACGTACGTTCCTGACCACCTGCCGCATCGAAAAGCCCAGATAGACGACATCGCACGAGTCCTCGTTGCAGCGCTTAGAGGAGAAACGCCGTCAAACATCCTCATCTATGGGAAGACCGGGACGGGCAAGACGGCGGTGGTAAAACACGTGGGAAAGGAGCTTGAGGAAACGAGTGAGACGAAGGGGATGCCATGCTCGACACTATATATCAACTGCGAGGTGGTCGACACCCAATATCGTGTGCTCTACCATCTGGCAAGGCTTTTTGGAAAGGACGTTCCGCCAACTGGATGGCCGACTGACCAGGTGTATGATGAATTTAAAAACGGCATCGATACCGAGAACAGAAGCCTCATAATAATACTGGATGAGGTAGATAAACTGGTTAAAAAAGGCGACGAGATATTATACAATCTCACAAGGGTCAATTCTGAATTAAATAATGCTAAAGTTAGCATAATCGGCATATCAAACGACCTTAACTTCATAGAATTCCTGGACCCGCGGGTCAGATCTTCTCTGGGAGAGGAGGAGATAATATTTCCACCATATGATGCCAACCAACTCAGAGATATCCTCGAGCAGAGGTCGAGAATGGCTTTCAAGCACGACGCACTCAAGCCGTCGGTAATCCCCCTTTGTGCTGCCTTTGCAGCGCAGGAGCACGGCGATGCCAGACGCGCACTCGACCTCCTGCGCACCTCCGGCGAACTGGCAGAGCGCGTGAATGTGGATAAGGTCGAGGAAGAACACGTGAGAAAAGCTAGGGACAAAATTGAAGGGGACCGCGTCGTGGAAGTTGTGCGCACACTGCCAACACAATCTAAATTAATTCTCTATGGGATGGCCACACTCTACAAAAACAACTCCAAGAAATTATGCACCGGGGAAGTCTACAACCACTATAAACGCCTATGTCGCCAGATCGATATGGATATTTTGACACAACGGAGGGTTACTGATATCATATCAGAACTTGATATGCTGGGTATAATAAACACAGCAGTGGTCAGCAGGGGCCGATATGGGCGGACAAAAGAAATATCAGTCAACGTTCAGCTGGAGCAGACAAAAACCATAATCCTTGAAGATTATAGATTAAAACCACTTGGCGGTATCGCATCGGTCGGGCAGACTATGTTGTAACATTCACGTCGAAAGCCAATCTAATATGTCCCAGATATGGCAATCTCCCCCACGCAACGCCGACTATCCACTCTGGTTTTACTGGGCTTAGATGGGGTTGGTCGTAACCTGGGTTATTATCTCCCCTCGTGATATAGCCAGCGTGCTGGGCAACCTCTCCGTTGGGCATTCGGCCACCAGCATACACCCAATACATTACTCTATGGATGATTGGCGTCTCATATCGGTCCCCATTTGGCCTGAACACGATCACGTCACCATAGTCCCCAAATATTCTATGCCCTATCTCTCTGCCGCTTTGATATGTCATGATTTCAACGCGACTTGGACATTGTATGAATACGATATCGCCGATGTGTATGTTTGGCACCATACTGCCGGACTCGACCGCGACCATTGCGGGCCACGTTCCGGCCAAAGCATACGCCACCAGCGCTACCATGCCCACGATCGCCACGGCAGAAACCAAATCTTTTATCACTCCGCTCAAAAAAGATCGACCCATCTTTTTACCTCTATCGCATAATTTATACACACTTAGTATAATATATCTACTGGTCCTATGGGCACAACGGACGAAATTATCCAAAAATTCGCCGAAACTGGATATCAAATACATCCAGATGCGGTTAAGATGATCGAGCAGTACAATGGGTTCTCAAAAAGTATGGTACAGGACATACTCGCATCATTAGACGAATCGGTGCTGGTAATCGCCCCAGAGCACATCAGAAACGTGCAACAAGGATTGCAACTAGGCATTATCGCGCCAGATAAACAACAAATCATAACAACTGCACCAGAGGTCAGGATTTTAAGCGACGTCACGGACGATTCAACATGCATTGGTAATTATGATGAGTTCGTCAAATATTTTCGTGACCGTTATGCCAGGTCGGGAGAAATAATCCGAAAACGGGTTAGCGCCAGACCTATCGAGATCGTTAACAAGGGCACGCAGATAAACGGACGAGAGGACATCACCATAATAGGGATGATATCCAGCACCAGGGTCACCCCAAACGGGCACAGATTGGTGGAAATAGAGGACCCAA
It includes:
- a CDS encoding ORC1-type DNA replication protein: MNISGGTVLQENCLKNKALNGFFEELLDARAIFTNKDVLRPTYVPDHLPHRKAQIDDIARVLVAALRGETPSNILIYGKTGTGKTAVVKHVGKELEETSETKGMPCSTLYINCEVVDTQYRVLYHLARLFGKDVPPTGWPTDQVYDEFKNGIDTENRSLIIILDEVDKLVKKGDEILYNLTRVNSELNNAKVSIIGISNDLNFIEFLDPRVRSSLGEEEIIFPPYDANQLRDILEQRSRMAFKHDALKPSVIPLCAAFAAQEHGDARRALDLLRTSGELAERVNVDKVEEEHVRKARDKIEGDRVVEVVRTLPTQSKLILYGMATLYKNNSKKLCTGEVYNHYKRLCRQIDMDILTQRRVTDIISELDMLGIINTAVVSRGRYGRTKEISVNVQLEQTKTIILEDYRLKPLGGIASVGQTML
- a CDS encoding signal peptidase I, which gives rise to MYKLCDRGKKMGRSFLSGVIKDLVSAVAIVGMVALVAYALAGTWPAMVAVESGSMVPNIHIGDIVFIQCPSRVEIMTYQSGREIGHRIFGDYGDVIVFRPNGDRYETPIIHRVMYWVYAGGRMPNGEVAQHAGYITRGDNNPGYDQPHLSPVKPEWIVGVAWGRLPYLGHIRLAFDVNVTT